A DNA window from Mycolicibacter terrae contains the following coding sequences:
- a CDS encoding carboxyl transferase domain-containing protein: protein MSRTGADELRDAVLDSGSFISWDDEPLVVPVSSGYAAELAAARAATGRDEAVITGEGRINGRRVAVIASDFDFLAGSIGVAAAERITSAIQRATAEGLPLLASPSSGGTRMQEGTVAFLQMVKIAAAVELHKRAHLPYLVYLRHPTTGGVFASWGSLGHITLAEPGALVGFLGPRVYEQLYGAPFPPGVQTAENLQAHGVIDGVIPVKWLRRTCARALKVILDEPGPAPARPPVEPIPDVPAWNSVCASRRPERPGAGFLLRHGATERVFLSGTGSAERGATMLLALARFGGQPAVVLGQLRGPDRLTDPVALRDARRGMALAAGLRLPLVLAIDTPGPALSVEAEQGGLAGQIAACLAELVTLEVPTVSVLLGQGSGGPALAMVPADRVLAARHGWLAPLPPEGASAIVFRDTQHAPELSAAQGIRSVDLQAHGVVDVIVAERPDAADEPIDFAKRMSAAIAVELDALRRVPAEQRMAARLRRYRRIGLPG, encoded by the coding sequence GTGAGCCGGACCGGGGCCGACGAACTGCGCGACGCGGTACTGGACAGCGGATCGTTCATCAGCTGGGATGACGAGCCGCTGGTGGTACCGGTCAGTTCCGGTTACGCCGCCGAGCTGGCCGCCGCCCGGGCCGCCACCGGCCGCGACGAGGCGGTCATCACCGGCGAAGGCCGAATCAACGGGCGGCGGGTCGCGGTGATCGCCAGCGACTTCGATTTCCTGGCCGGCTCGATCGGGGTGGCGGCCGCCGAGCGGATCACCTCGGCGATCCAGCGCGCCACCGCCGAGGGCTTGCCCCTGCTGGCGTCACCGAGCTCGGGCGGCACCCGGATGCAAGAGGGCACCGTCGCATTCCTGCAGATGGTGAAGATCGCCGCCGCCGTCGAGCTGCACAAGCGCGCCCACCTGCCCTATCTGGTCTACCTGCGCCATCCCACCACCGGCGGGGTGTTCGCCTCGTGGGGTTCGCTCGGGCACATCACCCTGGCCGAGCCCGGAGCGCTGGTGGGCTTCCTGGGACCGCGGGTCTACGAGCAGCTCTACGGCGCCCCGTTCCCGCCGGGCGTTCAGACCGCCGAGAATCTGCAAGCCCACGGGGTGATCGACGGCGTGATCCCGGTGAAGTGGCTGCGCCGCACCTGCGCGCGGGCGCTCAAGGTGATCCTCGACGAACCCGGCCCCGCGCCGGCGCGACCCCCCGTCGAACCGATTCCCGACGTCCCGGCGTGGAACTCGGTGTGTGCGTCGCGGCGCCCCGAGCGGCCGGGCGCGGGATTTCTGCTGCGGCACGGCGCCACCGAGCGGGTCTTTCTGTCCGGCACCGGCAGCGCCGAACGCGGCGCCACCATGTTGCTGGCGTTGGCCCGCTTCGGTGGCCAGCCCGCGGTGGTGCTGGGGCAGCTGCGCGGCCCGGATCGGCTGACCGACCCGGTTGCGCTGAGAGACGCTCGCCGCGGCATGGCGCTGGCGGCGGGCCTGCGGCTGCCGCTGGTGCTGGCCATCGACACGCCGGGGCCGGCACTGTCGGTGGAGGCCGAACAGGGCGGGCTGGCAGGGCAGATCGCGGCCTGCTTGGCCGAGCTCGTCACGCTGGAGGTGCCGACCGTGTCGGTACTGCTCGGCCAGGGCAGCGGCGGCCCCGCGTTGGCGATGGTGCCGGCGGATCGGGTGCTGGCGGCGCGGCACGGCTGGCTGGCGCCGCTGCCCCCGGAGGGCGCCAGCGCCATCGTGTTCCGCGACACGCAGCACGCCCCCGAACTGTCGGCGGCGCAGGGCATCCGGTCGGTGGATCTGCAGGCCCACGGCGTCGTCGACGTGATCGTGGCCGAGCGCCCCGATGCCGCCGACGAGCCGATCGACTTCGCCAAGCGGATGTCGGCGGCCATCGCCGTGGAGCTCGACGCGTTGCGGCGAGTGCCGGCCGAGCAGCGGATGGCAGCCCGCTTGCGGCGCTACCGCCGCATCGGGCTGCCGGGTTAG